The stretch of DNA GCCCGCGGCTGCACACCAGGGTGGCCCTGCACCAGGGAGAGGCCTGCGTGGGCAATCTCGGCAGCTCCACCCATTTCAACTACACAGCGATCGGGGAGTCCGTCAATCTCGCCTTCCGCCTGGAGGGCCTGAACAAGTACCTGGGCACCTCCCTCCTGGCCACCTGGGAATTCCTGGCACCGCTAACGGACCTCGTGGCCAGCCGGGGGGTCGGCCGGTTCCGCCTCAAGGGGTTGCAGGATTGGGCGGACGTGCACGAGATCATCGGCCCGCCGTCCGAACGTGAGCCGTGCCAACCATGGTGCCAATCCTTCGGCGCCGGCCTGCGCCTCTTCCAGGAGCGCGCCTTCGCTCCTGCCGAGCAGGCCTTCCGCCAGACCCTGGCCCTCCGGCCAGACGACGGGCCGTCTCTGTTCTATCTTGCCGAGATCGAGAAGCTGCACGGCCGGAACCTGTCGCCCGACTGGGACAGCGTCATCGAGCTGCGGGAGAAGTGACGGCGAGCACGACGGGCAGCGCCGGCCTGGTCGGGTGCGGCGCCTGGCGCGGGAGGGGACGCCATGAGCCTTGCTCTCCCTGCGCCGGTCCCGAAGGATAAGCTGTCCATGTCCCGCAACAGGGTACGCGAGATTGCAGACCAATGGGTCGACGCCGTGGCGCCCGAGCTGCTCGGCGACAAGGCGCTGACCATGGAGGAGATCTCGGCGCTGTTCGAGGCGAAGAAGCTCGAGCTGATGGGCGCACTGGTCAAGGACTGCGCGCACCTGCCAACCTGCTGGCCTTGCGCTGCGCCATCGTCAACGGCACCCTGGATGACGCCTTCAAACGCTACGTTGGCAGGTGCCAACAAGAGCTGTTCTCATCGGGGACAAACGTGTAATGCACCCTTCTATATCTGCTTGATCCTGGTGCACTCAAGACTCAAGAAATCTGCCCGGGCTCAATACAGTTGGCTCTACTCAATCCAAAGGTTCTCAAGGTCTATTTCAATATCGACAAAGGGCTCCACCCGCACCTTATCACTTTCACCGAAGACGGATCGCAAGAGCCAGCCACCAGCTTCAAGTCTGAAGACTTCAAGCGTCTTGGCCACAGGATCGATGAGCCACAGGTAAGAAACTCCATGTTCGGCGTAGATGGCCATTTTTTTCATTCTATCCACCCGAACAGTGCTGGGAGAGAGAATCTCAGTAACCCAATCAGGAGAGACAGAAATCCAATTTGTTTCTTCCGACTGGGGAAATCTTTCTCTTCTCCAGCCCGCTATGTCCGGTACCAGGAAATTTTCTCCGAACCTTATTTCCGGCTCTCCGATGATGACCCACCCACCAGGCCCTCCTCCGCGACCAAACTGGTAATGAGGCAGCAGTTCTCCCCCAAGAGCATAGGCCGAAAAGCCATGCATCCTTGATGGTCGGGGAGTGACAATCAGTTCACCGTTGATGATTTCCCCCACGACGCCTTCAGGGATACCATAAAGGTCTTCATAAGTAGCCTCTCTCCTTGCTGCCTCAACCATGCACAGATCTCCTTCCGATCGCTTCGCGGGCAACGGCCAGTTTGAATTCAACGATTGGGTGTCCAGGGAAGATAGCGAAGCAGCCAGCCATTCTGACATACAAAGAGAACAGCAAACATCTGTCTTCTGTCAGCTCCTCCCACGGGCGACTGGCTTCGTGCAAAAGGGGCATGGCTCGCAACAAGGCACTGGATGGACCACTCCGGCGCCGGTGTGGCAGGGGCAGCAGCAGCCACCTGGACGAATCGACTCCCCTGCTCCGCTCTTCACAGCCGGTCTCGACATCTGCCGTGCCTTTTTCCCTTGCCCACGCTGCTCTTCCACAGGCGCCGCCTCTTGCGCGGCCGCTCGGGCATTCGGCGCCGCCGACGGAGCAGGAGGACGCGCAACGTACGTCACAGAGGACTTGCCTCACCGCCCTTTAACGGCCACCAAAGCGGGCTTCCGGCGGTCATGCCATTCAATCGGCAGCTCAAGAGGCGTAGATGGGTGGAGGCGACAGCCGCGACCCATCAGTCGGCCGGGGCGAGATGGGTTGTGCTGCGCTCCACCCATCCACACCTGCGCGGCCGGAACCTGCCGCCCGATTGGGACGGCGTCATCGAGCTGCGGAAGAAGTGACGGCGAGCACGACGGACAGCGCCGGCCTGGTCCCGGCCGGAAGTCCTTTCGACTTCCCTGTGAAGGCAGGAGCTGGTCATAGGGACACAGATAGTCTTCCTGGGAGAACCCTGTCAACGACAATCTGGCCCCAGTTCTGGGGCAGCGCCGCCCGGACCCGCGCAGATCGACTACAAGGGCGAGATCGCCGCTATCCGCCCAGGGATACAGTTGGTGCCGTGGGTGGCCTGGTCGCCGCCGGCCCTCCCGGGCGGCCCCACTTGCCCTTCGGTCTCAGATCCTGATCTTGAACCGGCGGAGAAACATGTCCACGAGGATGCCGGTCCCGAAGGCCCAGGCCATGTTGGGCACCGCCATGGCGATGCCGGAGATGAGCAGGGCCACAAAATACTCTTCGTTGGTCTTGAGACTCCGCACCAGGGGGCAAAGCTCGAGCCCGGCAAAGATGAGCAGTACCCCCAGGACCGCGTTCGGGATCATCGCCAGGAGGGTGAACCAGAGCTCCCCGAAGGCCATCGCCATCACCACGAACAGCGCCCCGATCATGATCGGCGCCCCGCCGGTCCTTGCTCCGAACCGGTAGTGGGCGGCGAGCCCGCCGGTGCCGTGGCACATGGGAATCGCGCCAAGGAGCCCCGCCGGAAGATTGGCGAGTCCCATGGTGAAGGCAAAGCTGCTTGCACCGGATCTCTCTTGCCGCGGATTCTCCGGAAAGAGGGTGCGGCACATGTCGGCCGTGCCCACGCAGGCGTTGCCCATGGTGAGCGGGATCTGGGGCAGGATGAGCAGGGTGAGGGCCGTCCAGAAATCGCCGGCCGCGGGCAGATGGAGGCGGATGGGAGTAGCGCCGAAGGACGGCTGCAGGTGCCCGTACCCGCCAAGGCTTATCCCGGCGAGGATGCCCGCGGCGAGCGCCGCCAGGCCGGCGGGCGCCTTCTTGTTGTCCAGGAGGGCCAAGACCAGGAGAAAGACCACCACCCCCAGCATGAGGTTGCCGTGATACTCGGCAAGGACGCCGGCTTCCCCGGACAGGAAGAGATTCTTCCGGACGATCAGCTCCACTCCCTTTCGCAGAAAGACCAGGCCAAGGGCGAGCTGGATGCCCCGGATGACCGGCGGGGTGAACAGCCTGGCAAGCCTGTCCACGGTGCCCGTGCAGGTGAGGAAAAGCAGAATGGCGCCGAAGATGATGCCTGCGGCGCCGATCACGGATTCGGTGACCTGCGCCGGATAAGCGATGGCAAGCGCCCCTACCGCTTTGAGTGGCTGCACCGGCACGGGCAGGCGATAATACCAGCCGGAAAGGAGATAGAACAGCCCGAAGGAGAGAAACACCGCGGACGGGCTCAGTCCGTTGATGAGAATCATCGCAACCACGATGGGCAACAGGGTCCCGAGGTCGCCGAACGCGCCAGCAAGCTCCACCCGGTCGAAACGAAAGGCGCCGCCAGCGCCGTGGCTCTCTTCCATAGGCTGCCTCCTTCACCAGCGCTGTTTGACAGAGAAGACACGAATGAGATATTTTTCGTGTCCACACTAGCAAGGCAACCAGGAGGCTGTCAAGATGGCTCTTTTGAAGGAGGGGCGAACGCTGCCGCGACGACCGGAAGAGCTGCTCAGAGGTCTGGAGATGGAGGACGATGGTCATCGGGCGGAGCCGCCGAACGACAGTCCCTGCCTCGATGCCCATCAGCTCGCCCGGCTGGAGCAGTCGTTCCGCGCCTGGGCGGGAGAGCCCCGCCGGCCGGCGGCACGAGCCTCCCGGCAGCGGCTGCTGCTCATCTTTCTCCTCATCCGGTATGCCGGTGCCAAGCTCAGTGAGGCGCTCGCCTTTGCGCCCTCGCAGGACCTGGACTTGGCGGAGCAGGTGGTGCGGCTTGGCCGGGCCGGGGCCGGCCCCCGTGGCCCCAGGGAGGTTCCGGTTCCTGCGCCCCTGGCCCGGGAGCTCCAGGAGATGCTGGCCCGGCCGCCGATGCCGGAAGCCGCCCCCCGGCGGCTGGCCGTGGACCCCGGCTTTGTTCGCCGCAAATTCTACGAGCGTGCAGAGGCATGCGGATTTCCCAAGCGGCTGGGGGCGCCGGAGCTGATCCGTAAGGCGCGGGCCGTGGAGCTTATCCAGAACAACCTGCCACTCCCAGCCGTGCAAACCCTCATGGGGCACTCGACCCCGAGCCTGACCGCGGCCGGCGTCTCCTTTTCGGCGGCGGAGATCCGGCAGGTGACCAGGCACTACCTGGATCGGGAGGCGACGCGGAAGACCAGCGCCCGCAACACCTTCATCGGCAAGGTCGAGGCGATCGAGCGGGGTGACATCCAAAGCCGGGTGACCCTCGTCACCATGGGCAGCTCCCGGGTGGCCGCGGTGATCACCAACGACAGCCTGGTGCGGCTCGGCCTGCGCCCCGGCCGACTCATCACCGCCGAGGTCAAAGCCCCCTGGCTACTCCTCCAGCAAGGTGGGGAGGAGCCCCGGAGCACGGCGGACAACCGGTTCTCTGGCACGGTCGTCCGGATCCTGTCCGGGCAGGCGACCACCGAGGTTGTGGTCCGTAC from Thermodesulfobacteriota bacterium encodes:
- a CDS encoding Uma2 family endonuclease; protein product: MVEAARREATYEDLYGIPEGVVGEIINGELIVTPRPSRMHGFSAYALGGELLPHYQFGRGGGPGGWVIIGEPEIRFGENFLVPDIAGWRRERFPQSEETNWISVSPDWVTEILSPSTVRVDRMKKMAIYAEHGVSYLWLIDPVAKTLEVFRLEAGGWLLRSVFGESDKVRVEPFVDIEIDLENLWIE
- a CDS encoding putative sulfate/molybdate transporter, which translates into the protein MEESHGAGGAFRFDRVELAGAFGDLGTLLPIVVAMILINGLSPSAVFLSFGLFYLLSGWYYRLPVPVQPLKAVGALAIAYPAQVTESVIGAAGIIFGAILLFLTCTGTVDRLARLFTPPVIRGIQLALGLVFLRKGVELIVRKNLFLSGEAGVLAEYHGNLMLGVVVFLLVLALLDNKKAPAGLAALAAGILAGISLGGYGHLQPSFGATPIRLHLPAAGDFWTALTLLILPQIPLTMGNACVGTADMCRTLFPENPRQERSGASSFAFTMGLANLPAGLLGAIPMCHGTGGLAAHYRFGARTGGAPIMIGALFVVMAMAFGELWFTLLAMIPNAVLGVLLIFAGLELCPLVRSLKTNEEYFVALLISGIAMAVPNMAWAFGTGILVDMFLRRFKIRI
- a CDS encoding TOBE domain-containing protein, which encodes MALLKEGRTLPRRPEELLRGLEMEDDGHRAEPPNDSPCLDAHQLARLEQSFRAWAGEPRRPAARASRQRLLLIFLLIRYAGAKLSEALAFAPSQDLDLAEQVVRLGRAGAGPRGPREVPVPAPLARELQEMLARPPMPEAAPRRLAVDPGFVRRKFYERAEACGFPKRLGAPELIRKARAVELIQNNLPLPAVQTLMGHSTPSLTAAGVSFSAAEIRQVTRHYLDREATRKTSARNTFIGKVEAIERGDIQSRVTLVTMGSSRVAAVITNDSLVRLGLRPGRLITAEVKAPWLLLQQGGEEPRSTADNRFSGTVVRILSGQATTEVVVRTDEGTELCAVVTSESARQLGLQEQDPAWVLFNGYSVVLHEGG